The Halarchaeum grantii genome includes a window with the following:
- a CDS encoding restriction endonuclease subunit S: MSNERTLNEFTGDKENTIEDLPKSSVKSSLDETSVGDIPEDWYAVRLGDVTLETEYGLTESAEEYDPEKPRYIRTQDFDDFGGLQDDSLASLSEDKAVDGILEEGDLLFARSGSVGASLGKTYLYDPTDGECCFGGYSIRHRLVEQGVNNQYILQYTLSERYWDWIRRRAKTTAQSNINTGEYASLLIPLPPLEEQRKIATILNNIDSTIKKTNEIAGKADIHRGEKRYKGKLIQLKRGLMDDLFSGRVRTNNKDIEIPEHILRHG, encoded by the coding sequence ATGAGTAACGAACGAACATTGAATGAGTTTACTGGTGACAAAGAGAATACCATCGAAGATCTACCGAAGTCTTCCGTAAAATCGAGCCTTGATGAAACCTCTGTCGGGGATATTCCCGAGGACTGGTACGCGGTTCGGTTAGGAGATGTCACGCTTGAAACCGAATACGGACTTACTGAATCAGCAGAGGAGTACGACCCTGAGAAACCTCGATACATCAGGACGCAAGATTTTGATGATTTTGGAGGACTTCAGGACGATAGTCTGGCAAGCCTTTCCGAAGATAAAGCTGTGGATGGCATCTTAGAGGAAGGCGACTTGCTCTTCGCACGGAGTGGTTCAGTAGGGGCGTCACTCGGAAAAACGTATTTATATGACCCTACTGACGGAGAGTGTTGTTTTGGTGGCTACTCAATCCGGCACCGACTGGTTGAGCAAGGTGTTAACAATCAATATATATTACAATACACGCTTAGTGAGCGCTATTGGGATTGGATTCGTCGCCGTGCGAAAACGACAGCACAATCAAACATCAATACTGGCGAATACGCCTCGTTATTGATTCCTCTTCCTCCCTTAGAAGAACAGCGCAAGATAGCAACTATTTTAAATAATATTGACAGTACAATTAAAAAGACTAACGAGATCGCCGGGAAAGCGGATATTCACCGTGGTGAAAAGCGATATAAAGGGAAACTCATCCAACTAAAGCGTGGTCTTATGGACGACCTTTTCTCAGGAAGAGTTAGAACGAACAACAAAGATATAGAAATACCAGAACATATCCTCCGTCATGGTTAG
- a CDS encoding M48 family metallopeptidase: protein MAKAQLHEIDLLGNAIEYDVRHSSDASNPRIDVDIHGVTVVLPEFPAVTPDELLRDNAAWVVEKTRGFEKYRDQVPERRFEAGESFPYLGEEHEVVVEQRPSSSVVDGMLRLAKHHVEDTSIERALETLYRRNARQRFERRTDYFAERMGVGYEQIEVRNQRTKWGSCSSNGTLGLNWRLMMAPPEIVDYVVVHELAHLREANHSSEFWSLVAEHDPEYEAHSEWLTDNSARLIFSEDDL from the coding sequence ATGGCTAAAGCCCAACTCCACGAAATCGACCTGCTTGGGAACGCCATCGAGTACGACGTGCGCCATAGTTCGGACGCCTCGAACCCTCGCATCGACGTGGACATTCACGGTGTCACCGTCGTCCTTCCCGAGTTTCCGGCAGTCACTCCGGACGAGCTTCTCCGCGACAACGCCGCGTGGGTAGTCGAAAAGACGAGAGGGTTCGAGAAGTACCGCGACCAAGTTCCTGAGCGACGATTCGAGGCGGGTGAGTCGTTCCCGTATCTCGGAGAGGAACACGAGGTTGTCGTCGAGCAGCGTCCTTCATCGAGCGTTGTTGACGGCATGCTTCGGCTTGCGAAACACCACGTCGAGGATACATCCATTGAGCGCGCTTTGGAAACGCTATACCGGAGAAATGCCCGCCAACGGTTCGAGCGACGAACGGACTACTTCGCAGAACGGATGGGCGTTGGGTACGAGCAGATCGAGGTTCGGAACCAGCGTACCAAGTGGGGGAGTTGCTCCTCGAACGGAACACTCGGCCTAAATTGGCGACTGATGATGGCTCCGCCGGAGATCGTTGACTACGTCGTCGTTCACGAACTCGCCCATCTCCGTGAGGCGAACCACAGCTCGGAGTTCTGGTCACTCGTAGCCGAGCATGACCCTGAGTACGAAGCGCACTCGGAGTGGCTCACCGACAACAGCGCTCGGTTGATCTTCTCTGAGGACGACCTCTGA
- a CDS encoding type I restriction-modification system subunit M has protein sequence MPISLDDLESHLFKCADIIRDAVDPTDYKEYILPLVYYKSISDEFEVQYEQNAEEYGEEFARRENLYDIPIVPEGYLWDDLRAVSDNVDQALNEAFDALVEENPQLQGVFRADYIDADALDDDRLGRLIEHLSQYDLDRDSVPPDMLGEAYMDLVRHFAEEEGKSGGQFFTPPHIVNLCVRLVDSFEDGMTFHDPTVGSGGMLIEAARYYREEQGGDPSKMTFTGQEINPDIAAIAKMNLSIHGLDGEIQREDSLSNPAFTNDEENELTRFDRVLANFPFSADWAKDDLQDDPYGRFDWHEKLPRADRGDYAFIMHMAKQLKRPDQDGVGGKAAILIPNGVLFRSNEDRYRKPMVNRDYVEAIVGLPDNLFQNVSIPSAILVLNTDKPEAKKDQIFFAYAGSEGFYRELSNQNELTEKGLNNIVENFRTWSDEPRISRVVGIDEIQANDYNLNVSLYVDTTEPRPDINVKEEWSELHRLQKERKSLEETIDNHLEVLNYE, from the coding sequence ATGCCCATCTCACTTGACGACCTCGAATCTCACCTATTCAAATGCGCGGACATAATCCGCGACGCCGTTGACCCCACCGACTACAAGGAATACATCCTCCCACTCGTCTACTACAAGTCGATCTCCGACGAGTTCGAGGTACAGTACGAGCAAAACGCCGAGGAGTACGGCGAGGAGTTCGCCCGGCGCGAGAACCTCTACGACATTCCCATCGTCCCCGAAGGCTACCTGTGGGACGACCTTCGCGCCGTCTCCGACAACGTCGATCAAGCGCTGAATGAGGCCTTCGACGCACTCGTCGAGGAGAACCCTCAGCTTCAGGGCGTCTTTCGAGCTGACTACATCGACGCCGACGCCCTCGATGACGACCGACTCGGGCGGCTGATCGAACACCTGTCACAGTACGACCTTGACCGCGACAGCGTTCCGCCGGATATGCTCGGAGAGGCGTATATGGACTTGGTGCGGCACTTCGCGGAGGAAGAAGGCAAGTCCGGCGGGCAGTTCTTCACGCCACCGCACATCGTCAACCTCTGCGTTCGGCTCGTCGATTCCTTCGAGGACGGCATGACGTTCCACGACCCGACCGTTGGCTCCGGTGGGATGCTCATCGAGGCGGCGCGGTACTACCGCGAGGAACAAGGCGGCGACCCCTCGAAGATGACGTTCACCGGGCAGGAGATCAACCCGGACATTGCCGCGATTGCGAAGATGAACCTCTCCATACACGGCCTCGATGGAGAGATACAGCGCGAGGATTCACTCTCCAACCCCGCGTTCACGAACGACGAGGAGAACGAACTCACGCGCTTTGACCGCGTGCTTGCTAACTTCCCGTTCTCGGCTGATTGGGCGAAAGACGACCTCCAAGACGACCCCTACGGGCGCTTCGACTGGCACGAGAAGCTCCCGCGTGCCGACCGAGGCGACTACGCCTTCATCATGCACATGGCGAAGCAGTTGAAGCGCCCCGATCAGGACGGCGTTGGCGGGAAGGCCGCAATCCTCATTCCAAATGGTGTGTTATTTAGAAGTAACGAAGACCGCTATCGAAAGCCGATGGTTAATAGAGACTATGTTGAGGCAATTGTTGGATTGCCCGACAATCTATTCCAAAATGTTTCCATCCCTTCAGCCATCTTAGTCCTGAATACGGATAAGCCCGAGGCGAAGAAAGACCAGATATTCTTCGCTTATGCAGGGTCTGAGGGGTTCTATCGAGAACTTTCTAATCAAAACGAGCTTACCGAAAAGGGATTAAATAATATTGTTGAGAATTTCAGAACATGGTCAGACGAACCCCGCATTAGCCGTGTTGTCGGTATTGATGAAATACAAGCAAATGATTATAATCTGAATGTATCCCTATATGTTGACACAACTGAGCCACGTCCGGACATCAATGTCAAAGAAGAATGGTCGGAGTTACATAGGCTCCAGAAGGAGCGTAAGAGTCTCGAAGAAACGATAGACAATCACCTGGAGGTGCTTAACTATGAGTAA
- a CDS encoding GNAT family N-acetyltransferase, which yields MTLADEIEEVEPEEVRLDEAMLGYNIYVCGEYAGAIEGVPGSLEHLVVEMHWEGKGVGRTALRKFIELSRAEGCSVVTTNNDVHPAMTHILETEGFEEQTDGIGWEKEVQ from the coding sequence ATGACCTTAGCCGACGAGATCGAGGAAGTGGAGCCGGAGGAAGTGCGCCTCGATGAAGCGATGCTCGGCTACAACATCTACGTGTGTGGCGAATACGCGGGTGCTATCGAAGGTGTACCCGGTTCGTTGGAGCATCTCGTAGTGGAAATGCATTGGGAGGGGAAGGGGGTGGGTCGAACGGCACTTCGTAAGTTCATCGAGCTGAGTCGTGCTGAGGGGTGTTCTGTTGTCACGACGAACAACGACGTGCATCCCGCGATGACGCATATCCTCGAAACGGAGGGCTTCGAGGAGCAGACAGACGGTATTGGGTGGGAGAAGGAAGTTCAGTAA
- a CDS encoding type I restriction endonuclease subunit R — translation MVSTPSEYGVERSLLSWLDGVGWETHGQDGDRGAKVLDDAYERSNHEVVYWNLLAEQVVALNEDVTEENVEKFVSSLKRDLDAENLMDGNRAFHQLLTKGKTFTVQRDDGTTETVYVDLIDYENPEKNRFHAVNQFSVSRETTIRPDVSLFVNGIPLVTMELKSVAQDNDWHDAVSDLLAYQDDVPRLFSPGLFNVAADTMELRYGAVGAPREFYEPWNDAPAKFEDDNEMRQAVNALCNPQTLLDLLKNFVFYERRAGGDAKIVPRYMQYYAVNRILDRVQKGEHKRGLIWHTQGSGKSFTMLYAAENLLKRDVAQNPQVFIIVDTDKLNSQMRDQLANLSLERWTEAESIDHLQELIERGQSELVLTTIQKFEDVDPDVQGNDEVIVMSDEAHRFMEADLGSRLDAALPDCYHFGFTGTPVQEGEREKDKNTFREFSPEGEDYLHRYSVKRGIEDGLILPVYFTLRHEMEWEIDEAGLDEEFEENFRGMTTDEKREFIRDNVNATTLAEIEPRVDRAVDEIDHHYAEHVAPNGWKGMVVTPSRRSAAMYGERLIERRGEDAVEVLYTATKDDPDLIEQFHTDSEERDSIVKAFKEDGGPELLVVHNMLLTGFDAPILKTMYLDRNLKNHNLMQAIARTNRPAPGKENGEIVDFQGVFENIDEALDYDAETKAYAARDKDELFDDLVEQVESVMTIFDGVPKTDTQEATYEAVNRVSTHPERREFKQGFRRLQNLYEAVAPDGRLVTEGIEQDYKWLSRIHVAFTRTTSGEDDPEEDMREKTREIISDNVEITEIKRDFPTYKLGEEYLEDVEDLDNPGVKASQIAHATREHLHPRENQNPRYKRLSERVTDIVERWQNDQISDPDAVEALKSVEDAVMRVEEDAEEQGMDDAEFAIYTHLTEETPDAIESEEQAEAIAEEIVSQFNDRVDRDYPGWKTNQQTISEIERILLDVMVKQYDLGHLIRNDDFVDALRNYLIRNHG, via the coding sequence ATGGTTAGTACCCCATCCGAGTACGGCGTCGAACGCTCGCTTCTTTCGTGGCTCGACGGCGTCGGATGGGAAACCCACGGACAAGACGGGGACAGAGGCGCGAAAGTCCTTGATGACGCCTACGAACGGAGCAACCACGAGGTCGTCTACTGGAACCTCCTCGCGGAGCAGGTCGTCGCACTCAACGAGGACGTGACCGAGGAGAACGTGGAGAAGTTCGTCTCCTCGCTGAAGCGCGACCTCGATGCGGAGAACCTCATGGACGGCAACCGGGCGTTCCACCAGCTTCTCACCAAGGGGAAGACCTTCACCGTCCAGCGCGACGACGGCACAACTGAGACGGTCTACGTTGACCTGATCGACTACGAGAACCCCGAGAAGAATCGCTTCCATGCGGTGAATCAGTTCTCCGTCTCCCGGGAGACAACCATCCGCCCGGACGTATCCCTGTTCGTGAACGGGATTCCGCTCGTGACGATGGAGCTCAAGAGCGTCGCGCAGGATAACGACTGGCACGACGCCGTCAGCGACCTGCTGGCCTATCAAGACGACGTACCGCGACTGTTCTCTCCCGGGCTGTTCAACGTCGCCGCCGACACGATGGAACTGCGCTACGGTGCTGTCGGCGCTCCCCGAGAGTTCTACGAACCGTGGAACGACGCCCCCGCGAAGTTCGAGGACGACAACGAGATGCGGCAGGCGGTGAACGCGCTCTGTAACCCGCAGACGCTCCTCGATCTGCTGAAGAACTTCGTCTTCTACGAACGGCGAGCTGGCGGGGACGCGAAGATCGTTCCGCGCTACATGCAGTACTACGCGGTGAACCGGATTCTCGACCGCGTCCAGAAGGGCGAACACAAGCGCGGACTCATCTGGCACACCCAAGGGTCGGGGAAGTCCTTCACGATGCTCTACGCCGCCGAGAACCTCCTGAAGCGCGACGTGGCGCAGAACCCGCAGGTGTTCATCATCGTCGATACGGACAAGCTCAACAGCCAGATGCGCGACCAGCTGGCGAACCTCTCCCTCGAACGGTGGACGGAAGCGGAGAGCATCGACCACCTGCAAGAACTCATCGAGCGAGGGCAGAGCGAACTCGTTCTCACCACCATCCAGAAGTTCGAGGACGTTGACCCCGACGTGCAGGGCAACGACGAGGTCATCGTCATGTCCGACGAGGCCCATCGCTTCATGGAGGCCGATCTTGGGAGCCGCCTCGATGCGGCGTTACCCGACTGCTATCACTTCGGCTTCACCGGCACGCCTGTTCAGGAGGGAGAACGCGAGAAGGACAAGAACACGTTCCGCGAGTTCTCCCCCGAGGGCGAGGACTACCTGCATCGCTACTCCGTGAAACGCGGCATCGAGGACGGTCTGATTCTTCCCGTGTACTTCACGCTCCGTCACGAGATGGAGTGGGAGATCGACGAGGCGGGATTGGACGAGGAGTTCGAGGAGAACTTCCGTGGGATGACGACCGACGAGAAACGCGAGTTCATCCGCGATAACGTGAACGCGACGACGCTCGCGGAGATCGAGCCGCGTGTTGACCGCGCCGTCGATGAGATCGACCACCACTACGCGGAACACGTCGCGCCGAACGGCTGGAAGGGGATGGTCGTCACACCGAGTCGTCGGTCGGCGGCGATGTACGGGGAACGACTCATCGAGCGGCGTGGGGAGGATGCTGTCGAAGTCCTCTACACGGCGACGAAGGACGACCCCGACTTGATCGAGCAGTTCCACACGGATTCTGAGGAGCGTGACAGCATCGTCAAGGCGTTCAAGGAAGATGGAGGCCCGGAACTGCTCGTCGTCCACAACATGCTCCTGACGGGCTTCGATGCGCCGATACTGAAGACGATGTACCTCGACCGAAACCTGAAGAACCACAACCTCATGCAGGCTATCGCCCGAACGAACCGGCCTGCACCGGGCAAGGAGAACGGGGAGATCGTGGACTTCCAAGGCGTCTTCGAGAACATCGACGAGGCGCTGGACTACGACGCCGAGACGAAAGCCTACGCCGCCCGCGACAAGGACGAGCTGTTCGACGACCTCGTCGAGCAAGTCGAGTCGGTGATGACCATCTTCGACGGGGTTCCGAAAACCGACACGCAGGAAGCCACCTACGAGGCGGTCAACCGGGTCAGCACCCACCCCGAACGTCGCGAGTTCAAGCAGGGGTTCCGTCGCCTCCAGAATCTCTACGAGGCCGTCGCGCCGGATGGCCGTCTCGTGACCGAAGGCATCGAGCAGGACTACAAGTGGCTGAGTCGGATTCACGTCGCGTTCACGCGAACCACATCGGGAGAGGACGACCCTGAGGAGGATATGCGGGAGAAGACGCGGGAGATAATCAGCGACAACGTCGAAATCACGGAGATAAAGCGTGACTTCCCCACCTACAAGCTCGGGGAGGAGTACCTCGAAGACGTTGAAGACCTCGACAACCCCGGTGTGAAAGCGTCGCAGATCGCTCACGCTACTCGGGAACATCTCCATCCCCGGGAGAACCAGAATCCACGATACAAACGGCTGAGTGAGCGCGTGACCGATATAGTCGAACGCTGGCAGAACGACCAGATCAGTGACCCGGATGCTGTGGAGGCCCTGAAGTCGGTTGAGGACGCGGTGATGCGCGTCGAAGAAGATGCCGAGGAGCAGGGGATGGACGACGCCGAGTTCGCCATCTACACGCACCTCACGGAGGAGACACCCGACGCAATCGAGTCCGAGGAGCAAGCGGAAGCGATAGCCGAGGAGATCGTCTCACAGTTCAACGACCGTGTTGACCGCGACTATCCGGGCTGGAAGACGAACCAGCAGACCATCTCGGAGATCGAGCGTATCCTGCTGGACGTAATGGTCAAGCAGTACGATCTCGGCCACCTGATTCGGAACGACGACTTCGTGGACGCGCTCCGGAACTACCTCATCCGTAACCATGGCTAA